CTCTCCCCAAGCTAGtgaactaaatttaaaaatcgcattagCTGGGTAAAAGCAGCCGCAAAATGGTATATGTGGCCAAAGGTTGattctatttttatatataattagaATTATTGGgacattgttttttatttgtaaggTTTATCAATTATTGAAAGCTCCAATTCTGGAACCCAATTTCGCATTGTAGGCTGTGATGTCACCAATTCTCAGCTGCTAATTGGCAAAAGCTCGGTTTTTTCCCGGCTTGTATAAATAGATTTTGAATTACCAGACTGCTCTCAGTTGAATTTGAGTCAGTGTCTGGAAACTGCAAAATGAGATCGTTTGTTTTGCTGGTTTTTGTTGTGGGCAGCTTGTTGTTTGCCGGTAAGTTGAGTGTGGGAATCGAGAACCGTGAACATTCGTTGAACTCTCTTCCCGCTAAGCCTCAAATGCGCAGCAGAATTATGATGGGAGAGATGGCCCCCACCAGTTCGGAACACCTGGAAATGGCATCTATATACGGGGTCAGAACGAAGGACCCTACACGGTGCCCGGCGTGGGCGGTACGTTCCAGAATTCGCCCTCAAGTGGACAACATGTCTACACCGACGAACAGGGCAATACCTACTCTCATACCTCAACCGCAAGTGCCAAGAGTTTGGCTTCTTCACCTTTGGGCCTCAGCATGGGCGGTGTCGTACTTTTGTTCCTGagtttaattacaatttaattggCTAATGAAATATGCAAGTGTTCGAAATAATTAATTAGACACATTGTATTTCCTCcctcggaaaaaaataatttgcataaatgaGAAGTTAAATGTAATATGCAATTTATTTCACTTtcgataacattttttaacattgtaaacaatgaaattgtttatttcttGCGAActtgtattgttttaaaaagtgcGCCATTTCGGTTATCGATAGGCAAGTTACGTGAGGGGAAGGTAAAACGTAAATAGCGAAGTCAACTCGAGTTGTTGCAACCAGCCCAGTGctgatttgtatttttgattgGACTGCGttttaaattaccaaaaattattcttataacCTCAACATACACAAACCaacatattattaatttgaagtttttgtaaaataatactttttaaaatgccaATAGACGTAAGGGAAAACGTAATACCTCATTAGTTATCGATAAGTAGGCCAAAATACCACCCTGCATTGGCCGATTGCCATTCACACGGAAGGAGCCACAGGTACAACGACGAACGCGGctgcattattattattttatttccccGCTCCGTGGGCATGCAAATTAACCCGCGATCAGTGTGTGCCCGCAACCCAGCTGTATTGAATTGAGTTACCCCGAATCCCGCGTAGAGATCAAAAGACCAGCAGCAATATGGACCAGATGCTCAGCCCCAACTTCTCGATTCCGAGCATCGGAACGCCGCTGCATCAGATGGAGGCAGACCAGCAGATTGTGGCCAATCCGGTCTACCATCCGCCGGCGGTGCCGCAGCCGGATCCGGTGATGCCGGCCCCGGTTTCCGGCTCcgtgcagcaacagcagccggACACCAGCGGATCCGGTCTCTTTGGCCACGAACCCTCGATCCCGCTGGCCCACAAGCAGATGCAGAGCTACCAGCCATCGGCGTCctatcagcagcagcagcagcagcagctccagaGTCAAGCGCCCGGCGGCGGCGGGAGCACCCCGCAGTCCATGATGCAGCCGCAGACGCCGCAGAGCATGATGGCCCACATGATGCCGATGAGCGAGCGCAGTGTGGGCGGATCGGGATCGGGCGGCGGCGGAGACGGTCTCAGCAACATACACCAGACAATGGGACCCTCCACGCCGATGACACCTGCCACGCCGGGATCAGCAGATCCCGGGATTGTCCCACAACTGCAGAACATCGTGTCAACGGTGAATCTATGCTGCAAGCTGGATCTCAAGAAGATAGCGCTGCACGCGAGGAACGCCGAGTACAACCCCAAGCGATTTGCGGCCGTCATTATGCGCATCAGGGAGCCAAGAACCACTGCCCTGATCTTCAGCTCCGGCAAGATGGTGTGCACGGGGGCTAAGAGCGAGGACGACTCCAGATTGGCGGCGAGAAAGTACGCGCGCATCATTCAGAAGCTAGGTTTCCCTGTAAGACAACTGAACATCCAATTGCGAAGAAGATT
The sequence above is a segment of the Drosophila gunungcola strain Sukarami chromosome 2R unlocalized genomic scaffold, Dgunungcola_SK_2 000027F, whole genome shotgun sequence genome. Coding sequences within it:
- the LOC128256715 gene encoding baramicin A1 — its product is MRSFVLLVFVVGSLLFAASNAQQNYDGRDGPHQFGTPGNGIYIRGQNEGPYTVPGVGGTFQNSPSSGQHVYTDEQGNTYSHTSTASAKSLASSPLGLSMGGVVLLFLSLITI
- the LOC128256696 gene encoding TATA-box-binding protein; this encodes MDQMLSPNFSIPSIGTPLHQMEADQQIVANPVYHPPAVPQPDPVMPAPVSGSVQQQQPDTSGSGLFGHEPSIPLAHKQMQSYQPSASYQQQQQQQLQSQAPGGGGSTPQSMMQPQTPQSMMAHMMPMSERSVGGSGSGGGGDGLSNIHQTMGPSTPMTPATPGSADPGIVPQLQNIVSTVNLCCKLDLKKIALHARNAEYNPKRFAAVIMRIREPRTTALIFSSGKMVCTGAKSEDDSRLAARKYARIIQKLGFPAKFLDFKIQNMVGSCDVKFPIRLEGLVLTHCNFSSYEPELFPGLIYRMVRPRIVLLIFVSGKVVLTGAKVRQEIYDAFDKIFPILKKFKKQS